The following are encoded in a window of Camelus bactrianus isolate YW-2024 breed Bactrian camel chromosome 31, ASM4877302v1, whole genome shotgun sequence genomic DNA:
- the HR gene encoding lysine-specific demethylase hairless isoform X3 — MLQGPTLGEPHEGRRVMESTPSFLKDAPAWEKTVPENGIVGQEPDTPPRDGLHPAAMCLGEPAPFWRGVLSTPGSWLPTGFPQSPKDMLPLVEGEVPRNGERKAGWLGSREGLRWKEAMLTHPLAFCGSACPPRYDPLIPEHGGSHPKSDPVAFRPLHCPFLLETKILERAPFWVPTCLPPYLVSSLPPEHPRDWPLDPHPWVYSGGQPKVPSTFSLGSKGFHHKDPSVLRLAKEPLATVEPGVLGLAPGGHLQRTGEVEHPSVHQRDGETGVSRHQNLCPLLLGHPDTVPRTPWPTCSPGLVHTLGNVWSVPGGGSLGYQLGPSATSKCPSPGPPATQVGCCSSHPPTRDGSLGPCGKCQEGLEGDPSGPSESSEEANKAPGPRACPPSHHTKLKRTWLTRHSEQFGCPDSFPGEEESPAAQLRALKRAGSPEVQGAVGSPAAKRASGPFPGRGARGWQDVLDSSFGNKEETEQHDDHRGPGDGRASLQDPGLPDTPCAAPPVGITQCQSCAQAAGEAGGLACHSQPVPRLPLGGEQQQEENSAASSEEGRGSGPEAGLSVGLAKHLLSALGERLCRLLRREREALAWAQREAGQEPAGAEDNPGIPRCCSRCHHELFNTHWRCPRCSRRLCVACSRMASAGRARERAGCQEQSTEKCAQEAGHSACSLMLTQFVSSQALAELSTAVHQVWVKFNIRGHCPCQADARVWTPGDGGQQKEPTVETPPTPQPSCNGDTNRTKDIKEETPDSTETPAEDRAGRGPLPCPSLCELLASTAVKLCLGHERIHMAFAPVTPALPSDDRITNILDSIIAQVVERKIQEKALGPGLRAGPGLRKGLGLPLSPVRPRLPPPGALLWLQEPRPRRGFHLFQEHWRQGQPVLVSGIQRTLQGHLWGTEALGALGGQVQALTPLGPPQPAGLGSTTFWEGFSRPEVRPKSDEGSVLLLHRALGDEDTSRVENLAASLPLPEYCAHHGKLNLASYLPPGPVLRPLEPQLWAAYGVSPHRGHLGTKNLCVEVTDLVSVLVCAEAPLPAWHRAQKDFLSGLDGEGLWSPGSQVSTVWHVFRAQDAQRIRRFLQMVCPAGAGNLEPGTPGSCYLDAGLRRRLREEWGVSCWTLLQAPGEAVLVPAGAPHQVQGLVSTVSVTQHFLSPETSALSAQLCHQGPSLSPDHRLLYAQMDWAVFQAVKVAVGTLQEAK; from the exons ATGCTCCAGGGACCCACTCTGGGAGAGCCCCATGAGGGCAGGAGAGTGATGGAGAGTACGCCCAGCTTCCTGAAGGACGCCCCAGCCTGGGAGAAGACAGTCCCTGAGAACGGCATCGTGGGACAGGAGCCGGATACCCCGCCGCGAGATGGCCTGCACCCTGCGGCAATGTGCCTGGGAGAGCCCGCTCCCTTCTGGAGGGGTGTCCTGAGCACCCCAGGCTCCTGGCTTCCcactggcttcccccagagcccCAAGGACATGCTCCCACTGGTGGAGGGTGAAGTCCCCCGGAATGGGGAGAGaaaggctggctggctgggcagcagggaggggctgcGCTGGAAGGAAGCGATGCTTACCCATCCACTGGCATTCTGCGGGTCTGCGTGCCCACCTCGCTATGACCCCCTGATTCCTGAGCATGGCGGTAGCCATCCCAAGAGTGACCCTGTGGCCTTCCGGCCCTTGCACTGCCCCTTCCTTCTAGAGACCAAGATCCTGGAGCGAGCTCCCTTCTGGGTGCCCACCTGCTTGCCACCCTACCTAGTGTCTAGCCTGCCCCCAGAGCATCCACGTGACTGGCCTCTGGACCCACACCCCTGGGTGTACTCCGGGGGCCAGCCCAAAGTGCCCTCTACCTTCAGCTTAGGCAGCAAG GGCTTTCACCACAAGGATCCAAGCGTTCTCAGGCTGGCAAAAGAGCCACTGGCAACTGTGGAACCTGGGGTTTTGGGCTTAGCCCCTGGTGGGCATCTCCAAAGAACCGGGGAAGTGGAACACCCTTCAGTCCACCAGAGGGATGGAGAGACAGGAGTCAGCAGGCATCAGAATCTTTGTCCTCTTCTCCTGGGGCATCCAGACACTGTTCCCCGGACCCCCTGGCCCACTTGCTCCCCAGGCCTGGTTCATACTCTTGGCAATGTCTGGTCTGTACCAGGAGGTGGGAGCCTTGGGTACCAGCTGGGGCCGTCAGCCACATCAAAgtgcccctctcctgggcctcctgccaCCCAGGTGGGCTGTTGCTCATCTCACCCACCCACTAGAGATGGAAGTCTTGGCCCTTGTGGGAAGTGccaggagggcctggaggggGACCCCAGTGGGCCCAGTGAATCCAGCGAGGAAGCAAACAAGGCCCCTGGTCCCAGGGCCTGCCCACCCAGCCATCACACCAAGCTGAAGAGGACATGGCTCACACGACACTCTGAGCAGTTTGGGTGCCCAGATAGCttccctggggaggaggagagcccAGCCGCTCAGCTGCGGGCCCTCAAGAGAGCAGGCAGCCCGGAGGTCCAGGGAGCAGTGGGCAGCCCAGCTGCCAAGCGCGCATCCGGCCCTTTCCCAGGGCGGGGGGCCAGAGGTTGGCAGGACGTGCTGGACTCATCATTTGGGAACAAGGAGGAGACAGAACAGCATGATGACCACAGAG GACCGGGAGACGGCAGGGCCAGCCTCCAGGACCCAGGGCTTCCCGATACACCTTGCGCGGCTCCCCCAGTGGGCATCACTCAGTGTCAAAGCTGTGCCCAGGCAGCTGGCGAGGCGGGAGGGCTGGCCTGTCACTCCCAGCCAGTACCCAG GTTGCCTCTGGGAggggagcagcagcaggaggaaaaCTCGGCAGCCAGCtctgaggagggaagagggtcTGGCCCAGAGGCCGGGCTCAGCGTGGGCCTCGCCAAGCACCTGCTAAGTGCTTTGGGAGAGCGACTGTGCCGCCTGCTGCGGAGGGAGCGGGAGGCCCTGGCCTGGGCCCAGCGGGAAG CAGGCCAGGAGCCAGCGGGGGCAGAGGACAACCCGGGCATTCCACGCTGCTGCAGCCGCTGCCACCACGAACTCTTCAACACCCACTGGCGGTGCCCCCGCTGCAGCCGCAGGCTGTGTGTGGCCTGCAGCCGCATGGCGAGTGCTGGGAGGGCCAGGGAGAGAGCAG GCTGTCAGGAACAGTCCACGGAGAAGTGTGCCCAGGAGGCTGGGCACAGTGCCTGTTCCCTGATGCTTACCCAGTTTGTCTCCAGCCAGG CTTTGGCAGAATTAAGCACTGCAGTGCACCAGGTCTGGGTCAAGTTTAACATCCGGGGGCACTGCCCCTGCCAAGCTGATGCCCGGGTGTGGACCCCTGGGGATGGGGGCCAGCAG AAGGAGCCGACGGTGGAAACTCCCCCAACTCCTCAGCCTTCCTGCAACGGAGATACCAACAGGACCAAGGACATCAAAGAGG AGACTCCAGACTCCACGGAGACCCCAGCAGAGGACCGTGCTGGCCGAGGGCCCCTGCCTTGTCCCTCTCTCTGTGAACTGCTGGCCTCCACTGCTGTCAAACTCTGCCTGGGGCATGAACGGATACACATGGCCTTCGCCCCTGTCACTCCGGCCCTGCCCAGC gacGACCGCATCACCAACATCCTGGACAGTATCATCGCACAAGTCGTGGAGCGGAAGATCCAGGAGAAAGCCCTGGGGCCCGGGCTGCGGGCCGGGCCAGGCCTGCGCAAGGGCCTGGGCCTGCCCCTCTCACCGGTGCGGCCCCGGCTGCCTCCCCCTGGAGCTTTGCTCTGGCTGCAGGAGCCCAGGCCTCGGCGGGGCTTCCATCTCTTTCAGGAACACTGGAGGCAGGGCCAG CCCGTGTTGGTGTCAGGGATTCAGAGGACACTGCAAGGCCACCTGTGGGGGACGGAAGCTCTCGGGGCCCTTGGAGGCCAGGTGCAGGCACTGACTCCCCTCGGGCCTCCGCAGCCCGCAGGTCTGGGCAGCACGACATTCTGGGAGGGATTCTCCCGGCCTGAGG TTCGTCCAAAGTCAGATGAGGGCTCCGTCCTCCTGCTGCACAGAGCTCTGGGGGACGAGGACACAAGCAG ggTGGAGAACCTGGCCGCCAGCCTGCCCCTCCCAGAGTACTGTGCCCACCATGGGAAACTCAACCTGGCTTCCTACCTCCCACCGGGCCCTGTCCTGCGTCCACTGGAGCCCCAGCTGTGGGCAGCCTATG GTGTGAGCCCACACCGTGGGCACCTGGGGACCAAAAACCTCTGTGTGGAGGTGACTGACCTGGTCAGCGTCCTGGTATGTGCTGAAGCCCCACTGCCTGCCTGGCACCGGGCACAGAAAG ACTTCCTCTCAGGCCTGGATGGGGAGGGGCTCTGGTCTCCGGGCAGCCAGGTCAGCACCGTGTGGCATGTGTTCCGGGCACAGGACGCCCAGCGTATCCGCCGCTTTCTCCAGATG GTGTGCCCTGCTGGGGCAGGAAACCTGGAGCCTGGCACCCCAGGCAGCTGCTACCTGGACGCAGGGCTGCGGCGGCGCCTGCGCGAGGAGTGGGGTGTGAGCTGCTGGACCCTGCTGCAGGCCCCTGGAGAGGCCGTGTTGGTGCCCGCGGGGGCTCCCCACCAG GTGCAGGGCCTGGTAAGCACAGTGAGCGTCACTCAGCACTTCCTGTCCCCGGAGACCTCTGCCCTCTCTGCTCAGCTCTGCCACCAGGGACCCAGCCTATCCCCTGACCACCGCCTGCTTTACGCCCAG aTGGACTGGGCTGTGTTCCAAGCAGTGAAGGTGGCTGTGGGAACACTGCAGGAAGCAAAATAG
- the HR gene encoding lysine-specific demethylase hairless isoform X1: MLQGPTLGEPHEGRRVMESTPSFLKDAPAWEKTVPENGIVGQEPDTPPRDGLHPAAMCLGEPAPFWRGVLSTPGSWLPTGFPQSPKDMLPLVEGEVPRNGERKAGWLGSREGLRWKEAMLTHPLAFCGSACPPRYDPLIPEHGGSHPKSDPVAFRPLHCPFLLETKILERAPFWVPTCLPPYLVSSLPPEHPRDWPLDPHPWVYSGGQPKVPSTFSLGSKGFHHKDPSVLRLAKEPLATVEPGVLGLAPGGHLQRTGEVEHPSVHQRDGETGVSRHQNLCPLLLGHPDTVPRTPWPTCSPGLVHTLGNVWSVPGGGSLGYQLGPSATSKCPSPGPPATQVGCCSSHPPTRDGSLGPCGKCQEGLEGDPSGPSESSEEANKAPGPRACPPSHHTKLKRTWLTRHSEQFGCPDSFPGEEESPAAQLRALKRAGSPEVQGAVGSPAAKRASGPFPGRGARGWQDVLDSSFGNKEETEQHDDHRGPGDGRASLQDPGLPDTPCAAPPVGITQCQSCAQAAGEAGGLACHSQPVPRLPLGGEQQQEENSAASSEEGRGSGPEAGLSVGLAKHLLSALGERLCRLLRREREALAWAQREAGQEPAGAEDNPGIPRCCSRCHHELFNTHWRCPRCSRRLCVACSRMASAGRARERAGCQEQSTEKCAQEAGHSACSLMLTQFVSSQALAELSTAVHQVWVKFNIRGHCPCQADARVWTPGDGGQQKEPTVETPPTPQPSCNGDTNRTKDIKEETPDSTETPAEDRAGRGPLPCPSLCELLASTAVKLCLGHERIHMAFAPVTPALPSDDRITNILDSIIAQVVERKIQEKALGPGLRAGPGLRKGLGLPLSPVRPRLPPPGALLWLQEPRPRRGFHLFQEHWRQGQPVLVSGIQRTLQGHLWGTEALGALGGQVQALTPLGPPQPAGLGSTTFWEGFSRPEVAFLSPPLVRPKSDEGSVLLLHRALGDEDTSRVENLAASLPLPEYCAHHGKLNLASYLPPGPVLRPLEPQLWAAYGVSPHRGHLGTKNLCVEVTDLVSVLVCAEAPLPAWHRAQKDFLSGLDGEGLWSPGSQVSTVWHVFRAQDAQRIRRFLQMVCPAGAGNLEPGTPGSCYLDAGLRRRLREEWGVSCWTLLQAPGEAVLVPAGAPHQVQGLVSTVSVTQHFLSPETSALSAQLCHQGPSLSPDHRLLYAQMDWAVFQAVKVAVGTLQEAK, from the exons ATGCTCCAGGGACCCACTCTGGGAGAGCCCCATGAGGGCAGGAGAGTGATGGAGAGTACGCCCAGCTTCCTGAAGGACGCCCCAGCCTGGGAGAAGACAGTCCCTGAGAACGGCATCGTGGGACAGGAGCCGGATACCCCGCCGCGAGATGGCCTGCACCCTGCGGCAATGTGCCTGGGAGAGCCCGCTCCCTTCTGGAGGGGTGTCCTGAGCACCCCAGGCTCCTGGCTTCCcactggcttcccccagagcccCAAGGACATGCTCCCACTGGTGGAGGGTGAAGTCCCCCGGAATGGGGAGAGaaaggctggctggctgggcagcagggaggggctgcGCTGGAAGGAAGCGATGCTTACCCATCCACTGGCATTCTGCGGGTCTGCGTGCCCACCTCGCTATGACCCCCTGATTCCTGAGCATGGCGGTAGCCATCCCAAGAGTGACCCTGTGGCCTTCCGGCCCTTGCACTGCCCCTTCCTTCTAGAGACCAAGATCCTGGAGCGAGCTCCCTTCTGGGTGCCCACCTGCTTGCCACCCTACCTAGTGTCTAGCCTGCCCCCAGAGCATCCACGTGACTGGCCTCTGGACCCACACCCCTGGGTGTACTCCGGGGGCCAGCCCAAAGTGCCCTCTACCTTCAGCTTAGGCAGCAAG GGCTTTCACCACAAGGATCCAAGCGTTCTCAGGCTGGCAAAAGAGCCACTGGCAACTGTGGAACCTGGGGTTTTGGGCTTAGCCCCTGGTGGGCATCTCCAAAGAACCGGGGAAGTGGAACACCCTTCAGTCCACCAGAGGGATGGAGAGACAGGAGTCAGCAGGCATCAGAATCTTTGTCCTCTTCTCCTGGGGCATCCAGACACTGTTCCCCGGACCCCCTGGCCCACTTGCTCCCCAGGCCTGGTTCATACTCTTGGCAATGTCTGGTCTGTACCAGGAGGTGGGAGCCTTGGGTACCAGCTGGGGCCGTCAGCCACATCAAAgtgcccctctcctgggcctcctgccaCCCAGGTGGGCTGTTGCTCATCTCACCCACCCACTAGAGATGGAAGTCTTGGCCCTTGTGGGAAGTGccaggagggcctggaggggGACCCCAGTGGGCCCAGTGAATCCAGCGAGGAAGCAAACAAGGCCCCTGGTCCCAGGGCCTGCCCACCCAGCCATCACACCAAGCTGAAGAGGACATGGCTCACACGACACTCTGAGCAGTTTGGGTGCCCAGATAGCttccctggggaggaggagagcccAGCCGCTCAGCTGCGGGCCCTCAAGAGAGCAGGCAGCCCGGAGGTCCAGGGAGCAGTGGGCAGCCCAGCTGCCAAGCGCGCATCCGGCCCTTTCCCAGGGCGGGGGGCCAGAGGTTGGCAGGACGTGCTGGACTCATCATTTGGGAACAAGGAGGAGACAGAACAGCATGATGACCACAGAG GACCGGGAGACGGCAGGGCCAGCCTCCAGGACCCAGGGCTTCCCGATACACCTTGCGCGGCTCCCCCAGTGGGCATCACTCAGTGTCAAAGCTGTGCCCAGGCAGCTGGCGAGGCGGGAGGGCTGGCCTGTCACTCCCAGCCAGTACCCAG GTTGCCTCTGGGAggggagcagcagcaggaggaaaaCTCGGCAGCCAGCtctgaggagggaagagggtcTGGCCCAGAGGCCGGGCTCAGCGTGGGCCTCGCCAAGCACCTGCTAAGTGCTTTGGGAGAGCGACTGTGCCGCCTGCTGCGGAGGGAGCGGGAGGCCCTGGCCTGGGCCCAGCGGGAAG CAGGCCAGGAGCCAGCGGGGGCAGAGGACAACCCGGGCATTCCACGCTGCTGCAGCCGCTGCCACCACGAACTCTTCAACACCCACTGGCGGTGCCCCCGCTGCAGCCGCAGGCTGTGTGTGGCCTGCAGCCGCATGGCGAGTGCTGGGAGGGCCAGGGAGAGAGCAG GCTGTCAGGAACAGTCCACGGAGAAGTGTGCCCAGGAGGCTGGGCACAGTGCCTGTTCCCTGATGCTTACCCAGTTTGTCTCCAGCCAGG CTTTGGCAGAATTAAGCACTGCAGTGCACCAGGTCTGGGTCAAGTTTAACATCCGGGGGCACTGCCCCTGCCAAGCTGATGCCCGGGTGTGGACCCCTGGGGATGGGGGCCAGCAG AAGGAGCCGACGGTGGAAACTCCCCCAACTCCTCAGCCTTCCTGCAACGGAGATACCAACAGGACCAAGGACATCAAAGAGG AGACTCCAGACTCCACGGAGACCCCAGCAGAGGACCGTGCTGGCCGAGGGCCCCTGCCTTGTCCCTCTCTCTGTGAACTGCTGGCCTCCACTGCTGTCAAACTCTGCCTGGGGCATGAACGGATACACATGGCCTTCGCCCCTGTCACTCCGGCCCTGCCCAGC gacGACCGCATCACCAACATCCTGGACAGTATCATCGCACAAGTCGTGGAGCGGAAGATCCAGGAGAAAGCCCTGGGGCCCGGGCTGCGGGCCGGGCCAGGCCTGCGCAAGGGCCTGGGCCTGCCCCTCTCACCGGTGCGGCCCCGGCTGCCTCCCCCTGGAGCTTTGCTCTGGCTGCAGGAGCCCAGGCCTCGGCGGGGCTTCCATCTCTTTCAGGAACACTGGAGGCAGGGCCAG CCCGTGTTGGTGTCAGGGATTCAGAGGACACTGCAAGGCCACCTGTGGGGGACGGAAGCTCTCGGGGCCCTTGGAGGCCAGGTGCAGGCACTGACTCCCCTCGGGCCTCCGCAGCCCGCAGGTCTGGGCAGCACGACATTCTGGGAGGGATTCTCCCGGCCTGAGG TGGcctttctgtctcctcccctAGTTCGTCCAAAGTCAGATGAGGGCTCCGTCCTCCTGCTGCACAGAGCTCTGGGGGACGAGGACACAAGCAG ggTGGAGAACCTGGCCGCCAGCCTGCCCCTCCCAGAGTACTGTGCCCACCATGGGAAACTCAACCTGGCTTCCTACCTCCCACCGGGCCCTGTCCTGCGTCCACTGGAGCCCCAGCTGTGGGCAGCCTATG GTGTGAGCCCACACCGTGGGCACCTGGGGACCAAAAACCTCTGTGTGGAGGTGACTGACCTGGTCAGCGTCCTGGTATGTGCTGAAGCCCCACTGCCTGCCTGGCACCGGGCACAGAAAG ACTTCCTCTCAGGCCTGGATGGGGAGGGGCTCTGGTCTCCGGGCAGCCAGGTCAGCACCGTGTGGCATGTGTTCCGGGCACAGGACGCCCAGCGTATCCGCCGCTTTCTCCAGATG GTGTGCCCTGCTGGGGCAGGAAACCTGGAGCCTGGCACCCCAGGCAGCTGCTACCTGGACGCAGGGCTGCGGCGGCGCCTGCGCGAGGAGTGGGGTGTGAGCTGCTGGACCCTGCTGCAGGCCCCTGGAGAGGCCGTGTTGGTGCCCGCGGGGGCTCCCCACCAG GTGCAGGGCCTGGTAAGCACAGTGAGCGTCACTCAGCACTTCCTGTCCCCGGAGACCTCTGCCCTCTCTGCTCAGCTCTGCCACCAGGGACCCAGCCTATCCCCTGACCACCGCCTGCTTTACGCCCAG aTGGACTGGGCTGTGTTCCAAGCAGTGAAGGTGGCTGTGGGAACACTGCAGGAAGCAAAATAG
- the HR gene encoding lysine-specific demethylase hairless isoform X4, translating to MLQGPTLGEPHEGRRVMESTPSFLKDAPAWEKTVPENGIVGQEPDTPPRDGLHPAAMCLGEPAPFWRGVLSTPGSWLPTGFPQSPKDMLPLVEGEVPRNGERKAGWLGSREGLRWKEAMLTHPLAFCGSACPPRYDPLIPEHGGSHPKSDPVAFRPLHCPFLLETKILERAPFWVPTCLPPYLVSSLPPEHPRDWPLDPHPWVYSGGQPKVPSTFSLGSKGFHHKDPSVLRLAKEPLATVEPGVLGLAPGGHLQRTGEVEHPSVHQRDGETGVSRHQNLCPLLLGHPDTVPRTPWPTCSPGLVHTLGNVWSVPGGGSLGYQLGPSATSKCPSPGPPATQVGCCSSHPPTRDGSLGPCGKCQEGLEGDPSGPSESSEEANKAPGPRACPPSHHTKLKRTWLTRHSEQFGCPDSFPGEEESPAAQLRALKRAGSPEVQGAVGSPAAKRASGPFPGRGARGWQDVLDSSFGNKEETEQHDDHRGPGDGRASLQDPGLPDTPCAAPPVGITQCQSCAQAAGEAGGLACHSQPVPRLPLGGEQQQEENSAASSEEGRGSGPEAGLSVGLAKHLLSALGERLCRLLRREREALAWAQREGQEPAGAEDNPGIPRCCSRCHHELFNTHWRCPRCSRRLCVACSRMASAGRARERAGCQEQSTEKCAQEAGHSACSLMLTQFVSSQALAELSTAVHQVWVKFNIRGHCPCQADARVWTPGDGGQQKEPTVETPPTPQPSCNGDTNRTKDIKEETPDSTETPAEDRAGRGPLPCPSLCELLASTAVKLCLGHERIHMAFAPVTPALPSDDRITNILDSIIAQVVERKIQEKALGPGLRAGPGLRKGLGLPLSPVRPRLPPPGALLWLQEPRPRRGFHLFQEHWRQGQPVLVSGIQRTLQGHLWGTEALGALGGQVQALTPLGPPQPAGLGSTTFWEGFSRPEVRPKSDEGSVLLLHRALGDEDTSRVENLAASLPLPEYCAHHGKLNLASYLPPGPVLRPLEPQLWAAYGVSPHRGHLGTKNLCVEVTDLVSVLVCAEAPLPAWHRAQKDFLSGLDGEGLWSPGSQVSTVWHVFRAQDAQRIRRFLQMVCPAGAGNLEPGTPGSCYLDAGLRRRLREEWGVSCWTLLQAPGEAVLVPAGAPHQVQGLVSTVSVTQHFLSPETSALSAQLCHQGPSLSPDHRLLYAQMDWAVFQAVKVAVGTLQEAK from the exons ATGCTCCAGGGACCCACTCTGGGAGAGCCCCATGAGGGCAGGAGAGTGATGGAGAGTACGCCCAGCTTCCTGAAGGACGCCCCAGCCTGGGAGAAGACAGTCCCTGAGAACGGCATCGTGGGACAGGAGCCGGATACCCCGCCGCGAGATGGCCTGCACCCTGCGGCAATGTGCCTGGGAGAGCCCGCTCCCTTCTGGAGGGGTGTCCTGAGCACCCCAGGCTCCTGGCTTCCcactggcttcccccagagcccCAAGGACATGCTCCCACTGGTGGAGGGTGAAGTCCCCCGGAATGGGGAGAGaaaggctggctggctgggcagcagggaggggctgcGCTGGAAGGAAGCGATGCTTACCCATCCACTGGCATTCTGCGGGTCTGCGTGCCCACCTCGCTATGACCCCCTGATTCCTGAGCATGGCGGTAGCCATCCCAAGAGTGACCCTGTGGCCTTCCGGCCCTTGCACTGCCCCTTCCTTCTAGAGACCAAGATCCTGGAGCGAGCTCCCTTCTGGGTGCCCACCTGCTTGCCACCCTACCTAGTGTCTAGCCTGCCCCCAGAGCATCCACGTGACTGGCCTCTGGACCCACACCCCTGGGTGTACTCCGGGGGCCAGCCCAAAGTGCCCTCTACCTTCAGCTTAGGCAGCAAG GGCTTTCACCACAAGGATCCAAGCGTTCTCAGGCTGGCAAAAGAGCCACTGGCAACTGTGGAACCTGGGGTTTTGGGCTTAGCCCCTGGTGGGCATCTCCAAAGAACCGGGGAAGTGGAACACCCTTCAGTCCACCAGAGGGATGGAGAGACAGGAGTCAGCAGGCATCAGAATCTTTGTCCTCTTCTCCTGGGGCATCCAGACACTGTTCCCCGGACCCCCTGGCCCACTTGCTCCCCAGGCCTGGTTCATACTCTTGGCAATGTCTGGTCTGTACCAGGAGGTGGGAGCCTTGGGTACCAGCTGGGGCCGTCAGCCACATCAAAgtgcccctctcctgggcctcctgccaCCCAGGTGGGCTGTTGCTCATCTCACCCACCCACTAGAGATGGAAGTCTTGGCCCTTGTGGGAAGTGccaggagggcctggaggggGACCCCAGTGGGCCCAGTGAATCCAGCGAGGAAGCAAACAAGGCCCCTGGTCCCAGGGCCTGCCCACCCAGCCATCACACCAAGCTGAAGAGGACATGGCTCACACGACACTCTGAGCAGTTTGGGTGCCCAGATAGCttccctggggaggaggagagcccAGCCGCTCAGCTGCGGGCCCTCAAGAGAGCAGGCAGCCCGGAGGTCCAGGGAGCAGTGGGCAGCCCAGCTGCCAAGCGCGCATCCGGCCCTTTCCCAGGGCGGGGGGCCAGAGGTTGGCAGGACGTGCTGGACTCATCATTTGGGAACAAGGAGGAGACAGAACAGCATGATGACCACAGAG GACCGGGAGACGGCAGGGCCAGCCTCCAGGACCCAGGGCTTCCCGATACACCTTGCGCGGCTCCCCCAGTGGGCATCACTCAGTGTCAAAGCTGTGCCCAGGCAGCTGGCGAGGCGGGAGGGCTGGCCTGTCACTCCCAGCCAGTACCCAG GTTGCCTCTGGGAggggagcagcagcaggaggaaaaCTCGGCAGCCAGCtctgaggagggaagagggtcTGGCCCAGAGGCCGGGCTCAGCGTGGGCCTCGCCAAGCACCTGCTAAGTGCTTTGGGAGAGCGACTGTGCCGCCTGCTGCGGAGGGAGCGGGAGGCCCTGGCCTGGGCCCAGCGGGAAG GCCAGGAGCCAGCGGGGGCAGAGGACAACCCGGGCATTCCACGCTGCTGCAGCCGCTGCCACCACGAACTCTTCAACACCCACTGGCGGTGCCCCCGCTGCAGCCGCAGGCTGTGTGTGGCCTGCAGCCGCATGGCGAGTGCTGGGAGGGCCAGGGAGAGAGCAG GCTGTCAGGAACAGTCCACGGAGAAGTGTGCCCAGGAGGCTGGGCACAGTGCCTGTTCCCTGATGCTTACCCAGTTTGTCTCCAGCCAGG CTTTGGCAGAATTAAGCACTGCAGTGCACCAGGTCTGGGTCAAGTTTAACATCCGGGGGCACTGCCCCTGCCAAGCTGATGCCCGGGTGTGGACCCCTGGGGATGGGGGCCAGCAG AAGGAGCCGACGGTGGAAACTCCCCCAACTCCTCAGCCTTCCTGCAACGGAGATACCAACAGGACCAAGGACATCAAAGAGG AGACTCCAGACTCCACGGAGACCCCAGCAGAGGACCGTGCTGGCCGAGGGCCCCTGCCTTGTCCCTCTCTCTGTGAACTGCTGGCCTCCACTGCTGTCAAACTCTGCCTGGGGCATGAACGGATACACATGGCCTTCGCCCCTGTCACTCCGGCCCTGCCCAGC gacGACCGCATCACCAACATCCTGGACAGTATCATCGCACAAGTCGTGGAGCGGAAGATCCAGGAGAAAGCCCTGGGGCCCGGGCTGCGGGCCGGGCCAGGCCTGCGCAAGGGCCTGGGCCTGCCCCTCTCACCGGTGCGGCCCCGGCTGCCTCCCCCTGGAGCTTTGCTCTGGCTGCAGGAGCCCAGGCCTCGGCGGGGCTTCCATCTCTTTCAGGAACACTGGAGGCAGGGCCAG CCCGTGTTGGTGTCAGGGATTCAGAGGACACTGCAAGGCCACCTGTGGGGGACGGAAGCTCTCGGGGCCCTTGGAGGCCAGGTGCAGGCACTGACTCCCCTCGGGCCTCCGCAGCCCGCAGGTCTGGGCAGCACGACATTCTGGGAGGGATTCTCCCGGCCTGAGG TTCGTCCAAAGTCAGATGAGGGCTCCGTCCTCCTGCTGCACAGAGCTCTGGGGGACGAGGACACAAGCAG ggTGGAGAACCTGGCCGCCAGCCTGCCCCTCCCAGAGTACTGTGCCCACCATGGGAAACTCAACCTGGCTTCCTACCTCCCACCGGGCCCTGTCCTGCGTCCACTGGAGCCCCAGCTGTGGGCAGCCTATG GTGTGAGCCCACACCGTGGGCACCTGGGGACCAAAAACCTCTGTGTGGAGGTGACTGACCTGGTCAGCGTCCTGGTATGTGCTGAAGCCCCACTGCCTGCCTGGCACCGGGCACAGAAAG ACTTCCTCTCAGGCCTGGATGGGGAGGGGCTCTGGTCTCCGGGCAGCCAGGTCAGCACCGTGTGGCATGTGTTCCGGGCACAGGACGCCCAGCGTATCCGCCGCTTTCTCCAGATG GTGTGCCCTGCTGGGGCAGGAAACCTGGAGCCTGGCACCCCAGGCAGCTGCTACCTGGACGCAGGGCTGCGGCGGCGCCTGCGCGAGGAGTGGGGTGTGAGCTGCTGGACCCTGCTGCAGGCCCCTGGAGAGGCCGTGTTGGTGCCCGCGGGGGCTCCCCACCAG GTGCAGGGCCTGGTAAGCACAGTGAGCGTCACTCAGCACTTCCTGTCCCCGGAGACCTCTGCCCTCTCTGCTCAGCTCTGCCACCAGGGACCCAGCCTATCCCCTGACCACCGCCTGCTTTACGCCCAG aTGGACTGGGCTGTGTTCCAAGCAGTGAAGGTGGCTGTGGGAACACTGCAGGAAGCAAAATAG